tctttggatttggcatgcttatTTTGGTTTACCAGGGTCTCTGAATGATATAAATGTTCTTCAACGTTCTCCTGTTTTTACAAAGCTAGCCGAAGGCCAAACTCCTCCAGTGAATTATAGCATCAATGGCCATCAGTACACAATGGGGTATTACCTTGCAGATGGTATCTATCCACGGTGGGCAACATTTGTGAAGAGCATACCAGCTCCAACTAGCAGAAAGCATAAAACTTTTGCCAAGAAGCAAGAGGGGGCTAGGAAAGATGTGGAACGAGCCTTTGGAGTTCTGCGATCCCGTTTTGCCATTGTTCGTGGACCTGCTAAAGGATGGAAACATAAAGAAATCACTGATGTCATGAAAGCTTGTGCCATAATGCACAATATGATAGTTGAAGAGGAGCGACAAACTGGTCGGCAAAGCTGCACTTTTGAGGCAATGGGAGAAAGAGTCACAGTCTCTCGTACTCATGCGGAAGAACTGAGCTCTTTTATTCAGATGACTCATCGGATTAGAAATTTCGATGAACATGGTCAGCTTAAACTTGATCTAATTGACCATGTGTGGCAAAAGTTTGGAAACGAGTAATCCATGTCTTTGTAATGCAGctatcaataaaaatatttatgcaATGAGTGATGTAATCCATGTCCTCAACTAGCAGAAAGCAGTAAATAGTTCTTACAACTACAACATATAGCTCACATTACCCTAGGCCGCGAGCAAGGATCTCCTTCTGCTTAGCTTGGTAGAACTGCTTTTGAACATCAGTCATACCACTTGTGTCGATGAGCATGACCCTCTCATCTAATTCAAACTGTCTCCGTGCATCCTCCCTCTCGTTTCGTGCATCCTCATTCTTTTTGAGTGCAATCTCCTCTTTTCGCAATTCCAATTGCTGTGCATAGCGAGCATTTCTTGCCGCCTCTTTGATCTCATCCTTCTCTAGCTTTGCTGCCCACACAGTTTCTAATGACAGCTTGCAAGCACTGTCATCAGCTTTACCTCTCTTGTCCCTCTTCACACCATCAGGTCTTTTCTCATGTTCAAGAGCATCAGTGTGTATCGAGGTAGCATCAGTACGTACCGAGGATGCATCAGCCGGATCATTGGTGGCTGTGCCCGGACTTGCATCAATGGTCTTCTTTTGTTTCTTAAGAGAAGTTTCAACTTCTCTTGTCTGCCACTTTGGATACTTCAAAAACTCTACATAGCAATGCATCAGTGTGAAAGGCTTCTTTTTTTTAAGATCCATTTCCTTGAACAAAATGTGTGCATCGTTTGTCTGCACATATAAATATGTTGTTAAAATAAGCACAACACATATAGAATATTGCACATCACATATAGAATTACAAGAAAGGCGCATACCTTTTCTTGTATAGTCCTTCCACTTTCTTGCCTATTTAAAATCTGCTGAAGGCAACCACAAAATTTAGAGGTCTCTCTGTTAATCGTTGTGTAACGGCAATTGATTGCATTAGCATTACGCTTCGGCCATGATGATTCCTTGTGTGTGTTGTAGTACTCTGAAATTCTATCCCAATAAGCATCCCAGTTTTGATCTGTCCCAACAATATCCAAACTTGTATTTGCCCATGCTGCTATGAGAACCTTGTCCTCATCACTAGACCAATTTTTGCCTTTGTTGGATTTTCCTTTCTCTGTTATTGCAGAACGATGCTGAGTTGATGGAGTTGCCTGCTCTCCAATTGGACTTTCTAGTTGTGTTTGCGTGTAACCAAAACCAAGGGTGTCCAAGAAGCTTTGGTCAGTATCCATCTGCAAGCAACCAATGCATAGCTATTTTAGACCACAATCTGGCATCAAATTGACAAGCAAAAATTATTTTCTTCTCCTTCCAAAGAGCTATGCATCTCCCCTGCATCTCCTCCCGGCGCCGCTCGTCCCTGCATCTCCCCACGGCGCCCCGCTCGTCCCTGCATCTCCCCAAGGCGCCACTCGTCCCGCCGCCCCAGCAGACAGGCGCGCCCGGCCGCCGCCCCTGCATCTCCCCACGGCGCCGCTCGTCCCTCCGCCCCAGCAGACAGGCGCGCCCGGCCGCCGCCCCTGcatctcccccctcccccccaccgCTCCGCCGCCCAGCCCCCACTCATCGCCCAGCCTCCCGTCCCCGCCCTCTATTCTCACCAGGGCGCGCGTCGGCAACGGCGCCGCCGCCAGATCGGGTTGCAGGGCGTGCTGCCGCCGCCCCTCTGCTCCCGCTCGCGAGAAAGGAAAAAATGGTTACCTTGGGTAGCGGCCGAAGAGGAGACGCGACGACgaccttgggcggcggccggagaggGGCGACGGCGACCTTGGGGAGGCGGCCGGAGAGGAAGGGGAGCGGGAGCGGGAGGCTTTTTTCGATCGTGGGAGCGGGAGCGCGAGCCCACGAGCGTGGCTCGGTCGTCTTTAGTCCCACGCCAGGTACGCTCGTGGGAGCGACGTGTATAGGTGCACGACCTGATACACGATCCACTGGGAAAGCTTTTTTGATTGATCGTGTATATTTAGCATCCACCTCCATATACACCATCCACTAGAGATgctcttatgaagggtaaatagaagttgacaaatcacgttgtggctttcacgtaggtaagaaaatgttcttgctagaaccctattgcagccacataaaacttgcaacaacaattagaggacgtctaacttgtttttgcagcaagtgttttgtgatgtgatatggccaaagttgtgatgaatgatgaatgatatatatgtgatgtatgagatgttcatgctattgtaataggaatcacgacttgcatgtcgatgagtatgacaaccggcaggagccataggagttgtctttattttttgtatgacctgcgtgtcattgagaaacgccatgtaaattactttactttattgctaaacgtgttagccatagtagtagaagtaatagttggcgagcaacttcatggagacacgatgatggagatcatgatgatggagatcatggtgtcatgccggtgacaagacgatcatggagccccaagatagagatcaaaggagctatgtgatattggccatatcatgtcactattattatttgattgcatgtgatgtttatcatatttttgcatcttgtttacttagaatgacggtagtaaataagatgatccctcataataatttcaagaaagtgttccccctaactgtgcaccgttgcgacagttcgttgtttcgaagcaccacgtgatgatcgggtgtgatagattccaacgttcacatacaacgggtgtaagacagatttacacatgcaaacacttaggttgacttgacgagcctagcatgtacagacatggcctcggaacacagaagaccgaaaggtcgagcatgagtcgtatagaagatacgatcaacatgaagatgttcaccgatgttgactagtccgtctcacgtgatgatcggacacggcctagttaactcggatcatgttatacttagatgactggagggatgtctatctgagtgggagttcattgaataatttgatttagatgaacttaattatcatgaacttagtctaaaatctttacaacatgtattgtagatcaaatggccaatgttgtcctcaacttcaacgcgttcctagagaaaaccaagctaaaagacgatggcagcaactatacggactgggtccagaacctgaggatcatcctcatagctgccaagaaagattatgtcctacaagcaccgctaggtgaagcacctgttctccctgcagaacaagacattatgaacgcttggcagacacgtaccgatgattactccctcgttcagtgcggcatgctttacagcttagagccggggctccaaaagcgttttgagagacacggagcatatgagatgttcgaagagctgaaaatggtttttcaagctcatgcccgggccgagagatatgatgtctccgacaagttcttcagctgtaagatggaggaaaatagttctgccagtgagcacatactcactatgtctgggttacataaccgcttgactcagctgggagttaatctcccggatgacgcggtcattgacaaaatccttcagtcgcttccaccgagctacaagagctttgtgatgaacttcaatatgcaggggatggaaaagaccattcctgaagtatttgcaatgctgaaatcagcagaggtagaagtaaaaaaggaacatcaagtgttgatggtgaataaaaccactaagttcaagaaaggcaagggtaagaaaaccttcaagaaggacggaaagggagttgccgcgcccggcaagcaagctgccgggaagaagccaaagaatggacccaagcccgagactgagtgcttttattgcaaggaaagtggtcactggaagcggaactgccccaaatacttagcggacaagaaggccggcaaaacgaaaggtatatgtgatatacatgtaattgatgtgtaccttaccagtattcgtagtagctcctgggtatttgataccggtgcagttgctcacatttgtaactcaaagcaggagctgcggaataagcggagactggcgaaggatgaggtgacgatgcgcgtcgggaatggttccaaggtcgatgtgatcgccgtcggcatgctacctctacatttacctacgggattagttttgaacctcaataattgttatttagtgccaagtttgagcatgaacattgtatcaggatctcatttaatatgagatggctactcatttaaatccgagaataatggttgttctatttatatgagagatatgttttatgatcatgctccgatggtgaatggtttattcttaatgaatctcgagcgtaatgctacacatgtccatagtgtgagtaccaaaagatgtaaggttgataatgatagtcccacatacttgtggcactgccgccttggtcacataggtgtcaaacgcatgaagaagctccatgcagatggactttcagagtctcttgattacgaatcatttgacacgtgcgaaccatgcctcatgggtaaaatgaccaagactccgttctcaggaacaatggagcgagcaaccaacttattggaaatcatacatactgatgtatgcggtccaatgagtgttgaggctcgcggtggttatcgttatgttctcaccctcattgatgacttgagtagatatgggtatgtcaacttaatgaaacacaagtctgagacctttgaaaggttcaaggaatttcagagtgaggttgagaatcaacgtgacaggaaaatcaagttcttgcgatcagatcatggaggagaatacttgagtcacaaatttggcacacacttcagaaaaagtggaatagtttctcaaatcacgccgcctggaacacctcagcgtaatggtgtgtccgaacgtcgtaatcgcactctattagatatggtgcgatctatgatgtctcttaccgatttaccactatcattttggggctatgctttagagactgccacattcactttaaatagggctccgtcaaaatccgttgagacgacaccgtatgaattatggtttgggaagaaacctaagctgtcgtttctaaaagtttggggatgcgatgcttatgtcaagaaacttcaacctgaaaagctcgaacccaagtcggaaaatgcgtcttcataggataccctaaagaaactattgggtataccttctacctcagatccgaaggcaagatctttgttgccaagaatggatcctttctagagaaggagtttctctcgaaagaagtaagtgggaggaaagtagaacttgatgaagtattacctcttgaaccggaaaaaggcgcaactcaagaaaatgttcctgaggtgcctgcaccgactagagaggaagttaatgatgatgatcatgaaacttcagatcaagttgctactgaactttgtaggtccacaaggacatgttccgcaccagagtggtacggcaaccctgtcttggaaatcatgttgttagacaacggtgaaccttcgaactatgaagaagcgatggcgggcctggattccgacaaatggctggaagccatgaaatccgagataggatccatgtatgaaaacgaagtatggacattgactgacttgcctgttgagcggcgagccattgaaaataaatggatctttaaaaagaagacagacgcggatggttatgtgaccatctataaagctcggcttgtcgttaagggttatcgacaagttcaaggggtttactacgatgagactttctcaccggtagcgaagctgaagtccgcccgaatcatgttagcaattgccgcattctatgattatgagatatggcaaatggacatcaaaacggcattccttaatggtttccttaaggaagaattgtatatgatgcagccggaaggttttttcgaccctaagaatgctaacaaggtatgcaagctccggcgatccatttatgggctggtgcaagcatcttggagttggaatattcgctttgatgagatgatcaaagcgtttgggtttatgcagacatatggagaagcctgcgtttacaagaaagtgagtgggagctctgtagcatttctcatattatatgtagatgacatacttttgatgggaaatgatatagaacttttggacagcattaaggcctacttgaataagagtttttcaatgaaggaccttggagaagttgcttatatattaggcatcaagatctatagagatagatcaagacgcctcataggtctttcacaaagcacacaccttgataagatattgaagaagttcaatatggatcagtctaagaaggggttcttgcctgtgttgcaaggtgtgaaattgagctcagctcaatgtccgaccacggcagaagatatagaagagatgagtgtcatcccctatgcctcagccatagattctattatgtatgccatgttgtgtaccagacctgatgtaaaccttgccgtaagtttggtaggtaggtaccaaagtaatcccggcaaggaacactggacagcggtcaagaatatcctgaagtacctgaaaaggactaaggaaatgtttctcgtttatggaggtgacgaagagctcgtcgtaaagggttacgtcgacgctagcttcgacacagatctggatgactctaagtcacaaaccggatacgtgtatattttgaatggtggggcagtaagctggtgcagttgcaagcagagcgtcgtggcgggatctacatgtgaagcggagtacatggcagcctcggaggcagcgcatgaagcaatttgggtgaaggagttcatcatcgacctaggagtcatacccaatgcgtcggggccgatcaaactcttctgtgacaacactggagctattgcacttgccaaggagcccaggtttcacaagaagaccaggcacatcaagcgtcgcttcaactccattcgtgaaaatgttcaagatggagacatagatatttgtaaagtacatacggacctgaatgtagcagatccgttgactaaacctctccctagagaaaaacatgatcaacaccagaattccatgggtgttcgattcatcacaatgtaactagattattgactctagtgcaagtgggagactgttggaaatatgccctagaggcaataataaacggattattattatatttccttgttcatgataattgtcttttattcatgctataattgtgttatccggaaatcataatacatgtgtgaatacttagacaccaacatgtccctagtaagcctctagttaactagctcattgatcaacagatagtcatggtttcctgactatggacattggatgtcattgataacgagatcacatcattaggagaatgatgtgatggacaagacccaatcctaaacatagcacaagatcgtatagttcgtttgctagagtttttccaatgtcaagtatcttttccttagaccatgagatcgtgtaactcccggataccgtaggagtgctttgggtgtaccaaacgtcacaacataactgcactggtagaaaaagggcctatagtcccggttcgtaagggcctttagtcccggttcctgaaccgggactaaagtgtcggtactaatgccctgtacctttagtcccggttcaatccagaaccgggactgatgggcctccacgtgggcagtgcgtagagcccaggcaggagaccctttagtcccggttggtggcaccaaccgggaccaataggcatccacgcgtccgcatttctgtggctggggtttttgttttttttgaaagggggggggggttgggggttttggggggttaatttaggtgtttcatatattgtgttagctagctataattaatagagagaagtgtcctctcttacgtccgtgcttggtcgaagctacgtactatacatacgtatagagaggactagacacgctagttagctagtaagcaaacaaaggaaatagaagatcgtcatgaacatatatgcatacagagagaagtgatatcgaccacctctccttctccgagagattggtcgaacaacaagttctcgtatacctatccgacactaccggctacatatatacaataattatctcttacaaatataatcatacggactcatggtccacatagtattctccgtcttcagcgatcacttggtcaagaaagaatgccaccaattcctcttgaattgctcgcatgcgagctagtgctaggagttcatcccgcttccgaaacatctaatttgaagaagggggtcaatacatatatatatgaatgaatgaaactcaataaaaatgatggtaataaaataaaattgtgaatgttgttatttacgtacttcatattgttcgtcagagtacccgccccgctcataggtcgtgtggcggatggactcgcagacgtagtatccacagaaatcattccctt
The sequence above is a segment of the Triticum dicoccoides isolate Atlit2015 ecotype Zavitan chromosome 1A, WEW_v2.0, whole genome shotgun sequence genome. Coding sequences within it:
- the LOC119350511 gene encoding glutathione S-transferase T3-like is translated as MVYMEVDAKYTRSIKKAFPVDRVSGRAPIHVAPTSVPGVGLKTTEPRSWARAPAPTIEKSLPLPLPFLSGRLPKVAVAPLRPPPKVVVASPLRPLPKMDTDQSFLDTLGFGYTQTQLESPIGEQATPSTQHRSAITEKGKSNKGKNWSSDEDKVLIAAWANTSLDIVGTDQNWDAYWDRISEYYNTHKESSWPKRNANAINCRYTTINRETSKFCGCLQQILNRQESGRTIQEKTNDAHILFKEMDLKKKKPFTLMHCYVEFLKYPKWQTREVETSLKKQKKTIDASPGTATNDPADASSVRTDATSIHTDALEHEKRPDGVKRDKRGKADDSACKLSLETVWAAKLEKDEIKEAARNARYAQQLELRKEEIALKKNEDARNEREDARRQFELDERVMLIDTSGMTDVQKQFYQAKQKEILARGLG